The Acidimicrobiia bacterium genomic sequence AGCTGCGCGGCGGCATCGCGCGCGCCGTCGCCGACGTCGACGACGATCCCCGAGGCACGCAGCGCGGCGAAGCCGCGTCCCGCGACGTGCGGATCGGGATCTTCGAGCGCGCTGACGACGCGCGCGACGCCCGCGGCGGCGAGCGCGTTCGTGCACGGACCGGTGCGGCCGACGTGCACGCAAGGCTCGAGCGTCGTGAAGACCTCGGCGCCGCGCGCGCGCTCACCCGCCTGCTCGAGCGCGATCACCTCCGCGTGCGCGCCACCCGGCGGGCGCGTCGCGCCCTCCCCCACCACGACACCGTCCTTCACGATCACGCATCCGACCCACGGGTTCGGCGCGGTGAGCCGCCGCACGCCGCGCGCGAGCTCGAGCGCGCGCGCCATGAACGTGGTCGTGCTCGCTTCGCTCGCCGCTCCGTGACGCGTGACGGGAGTGAGCCGGGTCGAGTGCTCGCTCCGCTCGCCGCTCGTCGCTTCAGTCAATGAGGTCGGCCACCGGCCAGCAGTTCGAGCGCGTGGTCGACGACGGGCAGCACGACTTCCATCGCCTCCCGCGCGCCGCCGGTGCTCCCGGGACAGTTCACGATGAGCGTCGCACCGATGCAGCCCGCGGTCGCGCGCGAGAGCATCCCGAACCCGCGGCCGCCGTCGTTGCTCGCGATGCGGATCGCCTCGGCGAATCCGGGCGCGGGCCGTTCGATCACCGCCGCCGTACCCTCGGGCGTGAGGTCGCGCGGACCGAACCCGGTGCCGCCCGTCGTCACGACGAGCCCGGCGAAACCGGCGCTGAGCTCGCGCAACGCGGCCGCCACCGAGTCGACACCGTCGGCGACCGCGCGCCGGTCGACGACGACGAATCCCGCGTCCTGGAGCACCTCGACGAGCACGTCGCCCGATCGGTCCTCGCGCGTGCCCTCGATCACGCCGTCGGAGACGGTGAGAACCTTCGCTTCGCGCGCCGTCATCGGCACCCGGTCATCGGCGCGCGCCGGCGACCGCGTCGCGGAGCGCACGCGCGGCCGCGGCCGGG encodes the following:
- a CDS encoding MogA/MoaB family molybdenum cofactor biosynthesis protein, translating into MTAREAKVLTVSDGVIEGTREDRSGDVLVEVLQDAGFVVVDRRAVADGVDSVAAALRELSAGFAGLVVTTGGTGFGPRDLTPEGTAAVIERPAPGFAEAIRIASNDGGRGFGMLSRATAGCIGATLIVNCPGSTGGAREAMEVVLPVVDHALELLAGGRPH